The following are from one region of the Buteo buteo unplaced genomic scaffold, bButBut1.hap1.1 HAP1_SCAFFOLD_513, whole genome shotgun sequence genome:
- the LOC142028507 gene encoding T-cell activation Rho GTPase-activating protein-like, translating to MAAMERTSKEEKVSELKAVAEKLPAANLFLLKRLLSLLQHIGRNAATSRMSCSNLAICLGPNLLSPPDEDLLPLQAMLEVTEKVNTLALFMIENCGDIVGEEVAGRSCPSAGESPAPTDGATDLPLEEQSGPAGRGDQGHQAEAILHASPSLGVLKGAGGDMVAESKTTEAPPALPPATLESTAEPLLRPQQLGSLSEERR from the exons atggcagccatggagaggaccagcaaggaggagaaggtctccgagctgaaagc ggtggccgagaagttgcctgcagccaacctcttcctcctcaagcggctgctgtccctcctccagcacatcggccgcaacgcagccaccagcaggatgagctgcagcaacctggccatctgccttgggccaaacctgctgagcccacccgacgaggacctgctcccgctccaggccatgctggaggtgaccgagaag gtgaacacgCTGGCgctgtttatgattgaaaattgCGGCGACAttgttggggaggaggtggctggccgctcctgtccatcagctgGGGAGTCGCCAGCCCCcacggacggagccacag acctgcctttggaagagcaaagtggccctgcaggcagaggagaccagggccaccaggcagaagccattctgcatgcatccccctctctgggtgtcctcaaaggagctgggggagacatgGTGGCGGAGTCCAAAACGACAGAG gcacctccagctttgcctccagccaccctcgagagcacggcagagcccctgctACGCCCGCAACAACtgggcagcctttcagaggaaagaaggtaa